The genomic DNA GCGAGGGCGTCGATGGCGGCGGCGCGGCGCTGATCATGGGAGCGCGGATCATTGCGGCACACACTCTTGGCGAGGTCGTCGATGGCGGCGTCGAGCACGGCTGCGGTCGCCGCGTCTATCGTGCCGCAGATGCTGGCCGCGCCGGGGCCGCAGGCGCGGATGTCGAGGTAGCGGGCCTGCGACGGGGGTTTGGGTTGGTGGACCCCGGCCTGGTCGGACGCGGCGATGATGGCGTCGATGCGTTGTTCCATTTTCGGTTTCGACAACCGGCCCCAGGCCACGATCTTGGCGGCCAGGTCGGCATCGACCTGCCCGGCGACGTCGTCGTCGATGATCAGGTCGGTGCGGGCGACGATCATCGCGACCATCACCGCATCAATCAAACCTTTGGCGTAGATGGCCGCCACCTTCGGCAGGCGGGTGCGGAGCGTCACCGCCCGGTCCACCTGGGCTTGGGCCCGCTTACGGGATATCCCCAAGGCGGCGGCGACCTCGACGACCAGCCCGGCATAGCCGTCGATCGCCCAATACCGTTTCTCGATGTCGTCGTCGGGGGCCCGCAGCGCCCACAGGTCACCGATCGCCCCCAGGCGGCGGGCGCCGGCGGCGTTCTCTTGCCGGGTGGCCAGGGTGATCGCGTCGACCGCCGCGGCCGCGGCGTGGGGATCACCATCCAATTCACTCATACGTTCGAATATAGATCCACCCACCGACGAGAATCGGGGGCCGCGGACGCGACCCATCGGCGACGGTTAGGGCAGCTAAACAGAAGGGCCGCAGCCAGATTGGATCCGGCCGGGCGCCGTGGGAACGACAGGAAGGGGATCGTCGACGGTTAGATCGACTAGCCACCCGACACACGCAGACGGCGCCGACGGGACGCGCCGCCGACCATCCCCGGACCCGCGACAGTCAGACGACCGACAGTGGTTAGGTGACCTAACCGATGGGGATCGCGGCGCGGCCCGGAGTGCGGAGCCCGGGCTGGGTGCGGTCGGGCGAGCGCTACCGATTAGCCGCCCTAACCGTCGAGGATCGCGGCACAGCCAACCGAGCCGGGCACGAGCCGGCACCAACTACCGAGCACACCTAACCGACGAGGATCGCAGCACAGCCCAGTCGGGATGGGCACGGCCAGAACCACCGAGCCGATCTAACCGTCGACGATCCGTGCCCGGGTCAACGGACAGCAAGCCCGCCTGGTGACGCCGGCCAGGCCGGAACTCGCAGTGGACGCGGTAAGCGCGGCAAGTCTGCAAAACCCGGCGTGGACGCGTCGCCGCGCTACTAACGTCGCAGGTACACCCGCCGGACCGGCAAAGGAGTGCCCATGACAACCACCGCTCCCATCGACGTCCTGGTCATCGGCGCCGGGATCTCCGGCATCGGAATGGCGTATCACCTCAAGACTCTTCGCCCGGACACGTCGTTTGCGGTGCTCGAGGGACGAGACGCGATCGGCGGCACCTGGAGCCTGCACCAGTACCCGGGCATCCGCTCGGACTCGGACATGCCGACCTTCGGCTTCGGCTTCAAGCCGTGGACGCATCGCAAGTCCATCGCCGACGGGCACATCATCCTCGACTACCTGCAACAGACCGTCGAGGAGAACGACCTGGCCGGCCACATCCGGTTCGGCCACCACGTGGACTCGGCGAATTTCGATTCCCGGCAAGGACTTTGGACCGTCAACACCACCCACGACGGACACCCCGAGACCTTCACCTCGCGCTTCCTGTTCCTGGGCACCGGGTACTACGACTACGAGAACCCGTATATCCCCGACTTCCCCGGCCGCGACGATTTCGAGGGTCCGGTGATCCACCCCCAACTGTGGCCGAAGGATCTGGACTACACCGGTAAGAACGTCGTCGTCATCGGCAGTGGCGCCACCGCCGTCACGCTGATCCCGAACATGGCCGACAAGGCCGCGCACGTCACCATGCTGCAGCGGTCGCCGAGTTACGTGTTCTCGATACCGGCGTCCGACCCGATCGCCAACGTGCTGAACAAGGTGCTGGGCCATGAGCGGGCGTACAAGATCGTGCGGCGCAAGAACATCTCGCTCAATCGCGGGCTGTTCAAGATGTGCATGCGCTACCCGAAGGTGATGCGAAAGTTGTTGATCGCCAATGTGGCTCGGCAGCTGCCCAAGAATTTCGATGTCGACACGCACTTCACGCCCAAGTACAACCCGTGGCAGCAGCGCCTGGCCATGGTGCCCGACGGCGACCTGTTCAAGATGGTCTCGTCAGGCAAGGCCTCGATCGTCACCGACCATATCGAGCGGTTCACCAAGCACGGCATCCTGCTGAAATCCGGGCAGGAGCTGGCCGCCGACATCATCATCTCGGCGACCGGATTGAACATGATCCCCTTCGGCAAGATCGAGCTGAGCGTCGACGGGCACCTGCTCCATCTCCCCGACCTCACGGTCTACAAGGCCATGATGCTGTCGGGCGTGCCCAATTTCGCGTTCGCCGTCGGTTACACCAACATCGCCTGGACCCTCAAGGTCGACCTGGTGTGCGAGCACTTCTGCCGCATGCTCGACTACATGGACGAGCACGGCTACGGCAAGGTGGTCCCGATCCTGGAAGACGGGACCATGGAGCGAGTTCCGTTGTTGGACATGACCTCCGGCTACGTCCAGCGGGCCGTCGCGAAGTTCCCCCGTGGCGGCACCTACGGCCCGTGGGCGTTCAAGCATGCCT from Mycolicibacterium phocaicum includes the following:
- a CDS encoding flavin-containing monooxygenase is translated as MTTTAPIDVLVIGAGISGIGMAYHLKTLRPDTSFAVLEGRDAIGGTWSLHQYPGIRSDSDMPTFGFGFKPWTHRKSIADGHIILDYLQQTVEENDLAGHIRFGHHVDSANFDSRQGLWTVNTTHDGHPETFTSRFLFLGTGYYDYENPYIPDFPGRDDFEGPVIHPQLWPKDLDYTGKNVVVIGSGATAVTLIPNMADKAAHVTMLQRSPSYVFSIPASDPIANVLNKVLGHERAYKIVRRKNISLNRGLFKMCMRYPKVMRKLLIANVARQLPKNFDVDTHFTPKYNPWQQRLAMVPDGDLFKMVSSGKASIVTDHIERFTKHGILLKSGQELAADIIISATGLNMIPFGKIELSVDGHLLHLPDLTVYKAMMLSGVPNFAFAVGYTNIAWTLKVDLVCEHFCRMLDYMDEHGYGKVVPILEDGTMERVPLLDMTSGYVQRAVAKFPRGGTYGPWAFKHAYEMDQERLRNGPIEDPALVFTPAAAPLSVV